DNA from Krasilnikovia cinnamomea:
GCATTACGGCGGCCTGCCGTTCGACGGTGGCCAGCCGCAGCTCACCGAGCCGCATCCGCTGGGTCTGCGCGAACGGGCCCGGAATGCCCGCCAGCGCCTCGCCCTGCCACAGCTCGAGGGCGGACCGCAGCACGGGCAGCTCGGCGTCGAGGTCACCCGCCGTACGTAGCTCGCGGGCCCGGTCACGCAGCGCGTCGAACTGGCACACGTCGATGTTTGTAGCAGGCATTTGCAGGCGGTAACTGCCGGCGCCGGAGCTGAGTACCTGGCCGGCCGACCAGCGGTCGCGCCCGGGCTCCAATGCGGCTCGCAGCGTCGAGACGTAGGTGTAGAGGTTGCCCACGGCGCTGGGCGGCGCGTCGGCACCCCACAACGCGTTGACGAGCTGCTCGCGGGAAACGGGGTGGTTGGCGTGCATCGCCAGGACGGCGAAGAGCGCGCGGCGGTACTGCGAACCGAGATCAAGCTCCGACCCGTCGCGTAGCGCCCGCACCGGACCGAGTAGGCGGACATGCATCTCGTGCCGCTTCCCGGCGCCTTCTCTGCCGACCATAGCGGTCAATGTAACCACGATGTTGCATCCCTGGATGCGCCTGAAGGGATCGTGGAGGCGCGGTGAAGTTTCCTTGAAGCTCCCGCGCCGCCGCAGGCGATCTGCCCGGCGAGACCCGCATTCGATGATCATCGCTCACCACTGAGACGGCCCGGACGTGCCGATGTGTTGCCCGAATGACACCAGTGCGCGGCCGTGGGGCGCCCGGACGGCCTCCGACCACATAGTTTCGACCGTCGATGTTCACAAGTCGCACGCGCGGAACGGGAAGGCTGGGCATGGGACGGCAGAATCCGCACGGCACGGACGCGCACATGACCCCCCAGGCCGGACCGGACCGGATCGTCCGCCAACGAACCCCGGATCAGCCGGCCACCCTCGGTCATCGCGACGATGGATCGGCGCCTGCTGATGCGCGGGGCCGGCATCGCGGTCTCGGGAGAAGCCGCCGACCACGGCGGCGCTGGACGACGGTGGCCGCACTGCTGGGCCTGGTGCTGCTGGGATACGGGACAGTGCGGTGGGCCGCACACGACGGACGGACCCCGGTCGCGAGATCAGCGCCTGTCTGGTCCACCCCGGCCGGCGGAGCCGGTGCGCCCGCTACGACGGCGGCGCCGGACGCGGCGGCGCCACCCGCGACCCGCACGCTTCCGGCGGCATCAGCGACGGGCGCGCCTCCGGTGGCATCGGCAACCAGCGAAGCGCCGGCGGGACCAGCGGCGCGGACCCCGCACCGGCCGGTGCGGTCCGCCACCACGGCTCCGGGCAAGGGGCGGGTCCCTCCGGCGTCGCCCGCGCCGTCGGACACGCCACGTCTGGGCGCCACCGAAGCCTCCTATTCCTTCGACACCGTTTTCGTCGTCAAGAATCAGGTCACCGGCAAGGCGCTGCAGGCCAGCGGCGCCCGAGTCTCTCAGGAACAGATCACCGCGACTTCCAGCCAGCAGTGGATGCTGACGGCCAATGAGGACAGCAGCCGGCTCGTTTCCGTCGCCACCGGGCAGTGCCTGCGAGTGTCGGACACCGGCAGCGGACTGGAACAGCACCCGTGTGACGGCGACGATGAAGAACGCTGGGACATCTACGCCGCACCGTCCGGCGGGATCGCGCTACGCAGCGTGGAGAACGAACGCTGCATGGGGGTGCGGCGCGCGACCGCCGACGGAGCCCCGGTCGTGCACACGACCTGCACGTGGGATCCGACGGACGACCAGGTGTGGTGGATGGTCAGGCTGGCGTAGCGGGCGACCACGGGTCCACCCCCGAGGCCGCGGCCAGGCGGAGCGCCTCGAACGCAGTCGCCGCGTCCTCGTCCGTCATCATCATCGTCTCGCGGATGAAATCACCGGTCAGCCGGAACAGCATCGCCCCTGCCGGGTTGAACAGCACGTCCACGCCGTCGGCGAGCAGCGTGACCAGTGCCACGAGGTCGACACGCCGCCAGCCGGGCGGGTTGACCCGGCGGCGGTGCGCGGCGCTCGTGACGACCACGACGCACGGCACGTCGTCGGGTGACCGGGTGACCAGCGGCCGCCCGTCACCGTTCATGGCCAGGTCGAACGGGGCCACACGGAGCAGCATCTGCAACGTCCCTGTCGCGGTCGGCGACTGCCCCGCCAGCCGTAGGAGCGCATCGACCGCGTCGGTCACGGACGTGTCGTCCCGTGGCCGGTAGTCGGGGCTGTTCCGGAACGGACCGATGCTGCCATCCCCGCTGACCGGCCAGCGGCCGACGATCGCGGCGGCGGACACCCCGGCGCCCGGCTCCGCCCTCCGGCCGGAATCCACCAACAGCACGAAGTCCCTCGTGACGACGCCGTACGGTTGCATGCTCATCCCCCATCCGCCCGTTCCGATGGCCACGCTGGGTGCCAGCTGCCCGATTCCAGGACCACGATCACCCGTTCCCCGTCGCGGGGACCGGCATGCCAGGCCCGGCCGTCCGGCAGCACCACCGTGAGGGGCACACCGAACGTGCGACCGACCGCCCCCATCCACGCGTCCAGATCGGCGGCGACCCCGGCGCCGGCCGCCCGGATCGCGTCGGCCAGGCCCACCGCGCCGGTCATCCCGAGACGCAGGTGCAGGTCCGGATCCAGGCGAGCGATGCCGGCGGCCACGGCGTCAACGAGATCCGGCAACCCGGTGCCCAGCTCGAATCCGGTCCGTCCATCCGGCGCCGTGACGCGGCCCGCTCCGGCGGTGACCTGCCACGACCCGGCCTCCTCCGCGTGCGAGCGGTCCGTGGGCAGCACCACTCGGTAGTGGCCGTCCTCGACGTACAGCACGACGGCCGGGTCCGACCCCGCCGGGGACTCCCCGAAATCCTGAAAGCCCAGGTCGGCGCGGATGACACGGACGGTACGTCCCAGCACGACGGCTGCGGCCACGGGTGCCAGGTCACCGCCGGTGTGGCCGCCCGGCCCGTTGGCACCGCGCAGCACGGACTCCGCGGCCAGCCGACCGCGGACCTCCGGCAGGTCCGCCAGATCAACCGCATCGGGTACGAGGGAGGTGTCCGCAAACTCGCGGCCTGCGCGATCGTCCAACGGAACCCCGGCGCGCCGCACCTCCGCGGCGTCGAAGCGTTCCTCGCGGTCCGGCGCGAAGAAGCCCGCCCACGTGTCGGTGGCACTCATCGCGCGTAGCTGATCCGCGAGCCGGTCCCGCATCCCGCTCATCCACCCCGAGGTGGGCGGGGAAGCCGTGGTGGCCTGGTGCAACGCGTACAGGAATGAATCACGGGCCGGCCAGCCGCCCACGATCCGGACCACACCGCCGCCCGGCGCGATCAGCTCGTCGGTGTTGTCGCCGGTTCCGTCCGACTGCGGCCTGCGATACCGCACCGCCACCTCCGGCACGCCCAGATCCGGCTCGGCGGCGCTGGCCCAGGCGGGCGGCGGCGTACCGGTGCGCTCGCCGGGCGGCGGGAAGTACCACGCCGTCAGCGCGTCCGCGGCGCGCCGAGCGGCGCGCAGGCCGGCTCCGGACCGGACCGCGGCGTGCCGGGCGGTCCGCAGGTCGTGCAGGGTCGCGGCCAGGTGGTCGCGGCGCGCGCGCAGCGCATCCTCGGCGGCACGCCGGTCCTCGGCCCGCGCCTGCTCGTATCCGTCGCGCGCCTGTTCGTACTCACGTGCGGCGACGTCGAGGTGGTTGCGTACGTCGTCGTAGCGGCTCGCGTGACCGGTCCAGGTGTCCGCCGTGTCCCGGACGGCGTCCCAGGCGGTGGCGACGCCGGTCGGGAACGTGTCGTCGTCGATCAGCCGCAGCTCCCGCGCCTGCCCGAATGTGAGCCAGACGTGCACCCCAGCGGCGACCTGCGCCACCACCGGCGGCGTGGCACGCCACGGGTCGCCGCCGGTCACCTGCGCCACCAGCCACCAGTCGGCCGGTAGCCGGAACAGCAGCGCACGCTCCGGCCCGAGTGTCACGGCGGACGTCTCGCCGGACGACCTCGTCTCACCGGTGTCGTGCGCCAGGGGGTCCGCTCCGAGGACAGTGGACAGGCCGGTGCCCACATCGACGTTCGCGCCGGGGATGCGCAGCACCGCTCCACCCGCCGGTGTGATCCCGGCGCCGTCCACCGCGCCGGCCGACCGCTCCGCGCCCTGCCGCAGCGCCAGCCGGTCCCGGGACTCCGCACCCGGCGGGACCAGCCCGACCAGCGTGACGCCGTCGGCGACAGTGAGCAGTTGCGCGCCGGTGCGCCGCAGCCGCGCGAACGCGTGCAACAGCACGTCGCGCCCGCCCAGCACGCCGTTGGCGGGCAACTCCACCCGCAATGGTGACGACTCCGGCGTCGCCGCGGCGGCCAGCGACGGCAAGGTGCCGCGCAGCACCGGGTCGCTCAGCGCGCCCACGAGCAGTTCCGCCGCCGGCTGGCCGGG
Protein-coding regions in this window:
- a CDS encoding RICIN domain-containing protein codes for the protein MRSATTAPGKGRVPPASPAPSDTPRLGATEASYSFDTVFVVKNQVTGKALQASGARVSQEQITATSSQQWMLTANEDSSRLVSVATGQCLRVSDTGSGLEQHPCDGDDEERWDIYAAPSGGIALRSVENERCMGVRRATADGAPVVHTTCTWDPTDDQVWWMVRLA
- a CDS encoding type VII secretion system-associated protein is translated as MSMQPYGVVTRDFVLLVDSGRRAEPGAGVSAAAIVGRWPVSGDGSIGPFRNSPDYRPRDDTSVTDAVDALLRLAGQSPTATGTLQMLLRVAPFDLAMNGDGRPLVTRSPDDVPCVVVVTSAAHRRRVNPPGWRRVDLVALVTLLADGVDVLFNPAGAMLFRLTGDFIRETMMMTDEDAATAFEALRLAAASGVDPWSPATPA